A genome region from Christensenella minuta includes the following:
- a CDS encoding DMT family transporter: protein MGKSTFKYDLMLLVVALTWSTGFIGTKYAQDYGMSSSLIVVFRMLFASAAMLIIFFPQIGRLTKVQIKHGVIAGIFMSAGFLLQTIGMQYTDVSNNAFLTTTNVIFVPFISWLLLKKRPPLKTFLAVAIGFFGISILTRALDTTISFSLGDILSLLCAASYAMQIAYIGYAAKESEAASFSFVQITVTGVVALVYFLLFEQKASSMPMLGAAVWITLYLGVVCTALPYWLECTAQKYIPAARSALIISLEGMFASIISVLLGLEALTWSLIAGGAIIMGSIVILEADFRRKKALPRQ, encoded by the coding sequence GTGGGAAAATCCACTTTTAAGTACGACCTCATGCTGCTGGTTGTGGCACTTACATGGAGCACCGGATTTATCGGCACAAAATACGCGCAGGATTATGGAATGTCTTCTTCCCTGATCGTTGTATTCCGCATGCTTTTTGCGTCCGCCGCTATGCTGATAATCTTTTTTCCCCAGATCGGGCGGCTCACGAAAGTCCAGATCAAACACGGTGTAATTGCCGGCATATTTATGTCAGCCGGGTTCCTGTTGCAGACGATCGGCATGCAGTATACCGACGTCTCGAACAATGCCTTTCTGACAACGACAAACGTTATTTTTGTCCCGTTTATCAGCTGGCTGCTATTAAAAAAACGTCCGCCCCTTAAAACTTTCCTCGCGGTCGCGATTGGCTTCTTCGGCATTTCCATCCTGACTCGGGCGCTCGATACGACAATCTCTTTCAGTCTCGGAGATATTCTCTCCCTCTTGTGTGCCGCCTCTTACGCAATGCAGATTGCATATATCGGATATGCGGCCAAGGAGTCGGAAGCAGCATCTTTCTCTTTCGTTCAGATCACAGTAACGGGTGTCGTTGCGCTCGTTTATTTCCTTCTCTTTGAACAAAAAGCCTCATCAATGCCTATGTTAGGAGCAGCCGTATGGATCACCCTGTATCTTGGCGTGGTATGCACGGCGCTTCCCTATTGGCTCGAGTGTACGGCGCAAAAATATATTCCGGCGGCGCGGTCCGCCCTCATTATTTCCCTCGAAGGAATGTTCGCAAGCATTATTTCCGTGCTTCTTGGGCTTGAAGCCCTCACCTGGTCACTCATAGCGGGCGGCGCGATTATCATGGGATCAATCGTGATCCTTGAAGCCGATTTTCGGAGAAAAAAAGCCCTTCCGCGTCAGTAG
- a CDS encoding NAD-dependent protein deacylase, with product MSGIQKLRDMIDASGRIVFFGGAGVSTESGIPDFRSVDGLYHQTYRYPPEVILSHEFFMTHTEEFYEFYRAKMLALDAQPNAAHKKLAEWEHEGKLTAVVTQNIDGLHQKAGSKNVLELHGSVYRNHCMNCGKSYDVKRIAEGEGIPRCSCGGVIKPDVVLYGEPLDNGTVERSIQNISQADMLVIGGTSLAVYPAAGLIDYYRGDRLVLINQSPTQYDHNADLLLQEKIGSVFSEV from the coding sequence ATGTCTGGAATTCAAAAACTGAGGGATATGATTGATGCAAGCGGCAGGATCGTCTTCTTCGGCGGTGCGGGAGTATCTACGGAAAGCGGAATACCGGATTTCCGCAGTGTTGACGGTCTTTACCACCAGACATACCGTTATCCGCCCGAGGTGATACTTAGCCATGAATTTTTTATGACACATACGGAAGAATTTTATGAATTCTACCGGGCGAAGATGCTTGCCCTTGATGCGCAGCCGAATGCCGCTCATAAGAAGCTGGCTGAATGGGAGCATGAGGGAAAGCTTACCGCAGTCGTTACGCAAAATATCGACGGACTCCACCAAAAAGCGGGATCAAAAAATGTGCTTGAACTGCATGGATCGGTCTATCGGAACCATTGCATGAATTGCGGGAAAAGCTATGATGTGAAGCGGATCGCTGAGGGAGAAGGGATTCCGCGTTGCTCCTGCGGCGGTGTGATAAAGCCCGACGTAGTCCTGTATGGAGAACCGCTCGATAATGGGACCGTTGAGCGATCCATACAGAATATTTCGCAGGCCGACATGCTTGTGATTGGCGGAACATCGCTTGCTGTTTATCCGGCTGCTGGCCTGATTGATTATTACCGGGGAGACAGGCTGGTTCTCATCAACCAGTCGCCGACTCAATATGACCACAATGCGGATCTCCTGCTGCAGGAAAAGATTGGCAGCGTTTTTTCTGAGGTATAA